In the Sarcophilus harrisii chromosome 1, mSarHar1.11, whole genome shotgun sequence genome, one interval contains:
- the LOC116420649 gene encoding classical arabinogalactan protein 4-like, producing MVGARGELRLGCAAQPMPPPQRLGARPGLGCSSSAQRTTPAAPLRARAPARPPSLPRFPPRAPAPPHSSSLTACPPSATPSDIAAPPPPDGVPANHGAPFPWSSAPIGQSRRLAASPGPSLSEPGRSPRAACSGAPPGQPKGGREGESGDTVSPGSEAELFLQEQ from the coding sequence ATGGTGGGGGCCCGCGGCGAGCTCCGCTTGGGATGTGCGGCTCAGCCGATGCCTCCGCCACAGAGGCTCGGCGCCCGGCCCGGCCTGGGCTGCAGCAGCTCAGCGCAGCGAACAACTCCGGCGGCCCCTCTCCGCGCCCGcgcgcccgcccgcccgccctcTCTCCCCCGCTTTCCCCCCCGGGCCCCAGCTCCGCCGCACTCCAGCAGCTTAACTGCCTGCCCCCCGTCAGCGACTCCCTCTGATATAGCGGCCCCGCCTCCTCCGGATGGGGTGCCGGCCAATCACGGGGCTCCATTCCCTTGGTCCTCGGCCCCGATCGGCCAATCGCGAAGGCTGGCCGCGTCTCCAGGCCCGAGCCTGAGCGAGCCGGGGCGCTCGCCCCGGGCTGCCTGCTCCGGGGCGCCTCCCGGGCAGCcaaagggaggcagagagggcGAGTCTGGAGATACAGTATCCCCTGGCTCGGAGGCGGAGCTCTTTCTGCAAGAGCAATGA